In one Bactrocera tryoni isolate S06 chromosome 5, CSIRO_BtryS06_freeze2, whole genome shotgun sequence genomic region, the following are encoded:
- the LOC120778488 gene encoding talin-1 isoform X1: MSTLSLRIQLEGGRVTKTIQFHPNTTVFDACKIIRDKFAEAVQGQPSEYGLFISDEQHQQGVWLEAGRTLGYYILHNQDTLEYRRKLRTLRVRMLDGAVKTILVDDSQPVSQLMVVICTKIGITNHEEYGLVREDNEAQNESLPDNKFGTLTLRRKFTEKDRDAKMESLRRKLKTDDEINWVDVGKTLREQGIDESETVLLRRRFFFSDQNIDSRDPVQLNLLYVQARDAILDGTHPVTQDKACEFAGIQVHIQFGPHNEAKHKPGFLDLKDFLPQSYVRVKNIEKKIFAEHKKHAALTEIDAKVLYTKTARELPTYGVTFFLVKEKMNGRNKLVPRLLGVTKDSVLRLDERTKEILVSWPLTTVRRWGASPNTFTLDFGDYANQYYSVQTTEAEQIVQLIAGYIDIILKKKQTKDHFGIEGDEGSTMVEESVAPSKATFLQHETNKIGKINTESLAHPEILRASDGERKYTQGEMQSVQYGAYVGQVNHAHQPPTTKEVRISTVNLTEPQRALLGYISAGQDVLLRADEELRTKAPIQELGTDLRSIEWRENTLDTSKQAVTSHVATMNAATAQIITASQFDEVDTEAISASVSQITQTIPEVTKEVRLIAALMEDSNNGDRLLDAARNLCNAFSDLLKAAEPESKEPSQNLINAASRVGEATTHVLSTIAEEEAPENSDLHDMLLTLAKAVANTTAALMLRAKAIAASCEDEESRNRVIGAASQCALATSQLVACAKVVAPTLHNAACREQLEAAARNVARAVNNLCEVCNDATNDPKLKNDLLAAARDVSKSLSDMLDHVKLSSREYASRTSQEMSPVENVIIGTDILVASNDPQEMVRHAKTLGQATAQLIQSIKGEADQQKDEDMQRRLLSAAKQLADATAKLVEAARLCSGNPQNTENQNALRRAAEELREITTTTANTPAMKRNLIHRLEYCSKQAASAATQCISAAQNAVQHSDDHQTKEQLLQDCKRAADTIPRLVTSVKTTRSSPDDPNAQLNLIEAAEQFIEPAIQVSRSARALQPTVTDIPSATQLSKSALYLGQTVSELNSAAQRAREACGGQELESALEAVRNLHNVLDDTRKAAQSGSIRPLPGETVENTAQQLRISAKNVGLALRQLLSSVIQEQRRYAGVAGRDTALALGDFTKSVHGVAATTKNPVVIDCADDVVLHSARLIEEAQRTLQNVGNTDALTKAGRDVTAALSKTVDCIPGQREVDNALRNVSELSEILSMSEFPPSERNYNTLQSELKQVAEGLSAASGQIVQAYDSPAQLADTSQNFATNYRDLLAVSMEMVGQTPDEVVRSEMIDRLRNVSTQSCSLLSAAKSIAADPGQPNAKNLLHAAARSVIESINKLVDASIQSAPGQKECDNAIRNIEGLRVMLDYPHEPINEQGYFECVENATGKSRNLGYAISEMINNAKQSNHVGFGQSVNTVGESIHSLIESSAQAAYLIGVSHPSSVAGRPGIIDQAQLSWAYQGIRQHCEIVSSAKATKQQKISALTVIAKHTSYLCSICRQASMNTNNPVAKNEFIVLAKQVATATSNLVQEIKSIEDEPSTPTRARLVEPLLESVKAVRQYASSPEFISVPAKISAEGRKAQEPVINAGRGVIDGVIEMVKAAKSLALSPDDPPVWQQLSNASAPVSESVKRLVDNIRDKAPGQAQCEQVLHTLNTCTRELDSCAMAVSAQGLSQRRDNNLHGFSGQTLNSAAELIDKLEPIRMAGKNNAEQLGHAVGEISRYIVPMVNGAIGACTHIVHTNQQMSLINQTKSVVESAVTLVQAAKDSAGNPRSTHAHTHLDESIDYTRQAIQELTETVEKINADMGVVTGLMEQVNRAITRLTDKRQSLLNASYSDSFVDYQTRMVQSAKEIARLANDMNAKATIEPQLLPQIALEMTQHYTQLTQDSVGASTTTSTPDVAMRIRSSVVDLGRSVSSMIQSGATGARPNDVSSQGEIARNARDVSEKVAQVLAALQAGSRGTQACINAAHTVSGIIGDLDTTIMFATAGTLHSDGDGSFADHREHILQTAKALVEDTKVLVTGAAGTQEELANAAQNAVSTILQLSEAVKRGACSLGSTQPDSQVMVINAVKDVASALGDLINATKLASGKPIHDPSMQDLKESARVMVLNVSSLLKTVKAVEDEHTRGTRAMESTVEAISQEIRAIHSPPPPGSAHCGPEDLIRVTKNVTLATAKAVAAGASNLQTDIVAAANLGRRAISEMLLICRSVAWNCAETEDLRQRTLEAGASVGESYRELLNGILHNCSADDRVHLSRRVAKSVTDLVAMARLLKGSDWIDPEDPTVIAENELLGAAASIDAAAKKLASLRPRRQPDVKIELDENMKFDEMILEAAKGIMAASSALVRAANAAQRELIDQGKVARRPLTSSDDGQWSEGLISAARLVAAATHSLVEAAQNLVRGVGTEEMLISTAKQVAASTAQLLIACKVKSNPNSEAGRRLQAAGNQVIKSTENLVRAAQQGLEDEEEKTLKINTSMVDGMAQEINARSDVLRMEKQLEEARQKLITIRHARAMQKKTQGFGTDESDTEYAQSTYGTLQKSQNNTLNRSAGYPSDVPTSPSYYSQQQQQQAKHHYNYATHPQHFHHPAAVSPPPPPMSHQYASVGDLNGGIELPPPPPPLSTTLYNMQAATAAGSGGSTFRPNPKLTANAVPRPYPGSPTAGGAGGSLLGTNSGVSGAKLTQSPTSKANVSNYHQQQQQSFENTTTATTTIAGNAAHQTQSPQQKSSSSVNRKLEACVQDLHDKTFGQGGVVQITGAGAYPGQNYEGYTSRYETRNYEKSNETVDKPLDSNFSQLTLSTDGGKVSIIDQGSERLTSMTQRVMERKTFSTTTETRSEKKTESHSFRME; the protein is encoded by the exons ATGTCAACACTATCGTTACGTATACAGTTAGAGGGTGGCCGTGTCACAAAGACCATACAATTCCATCCCAATACGACAGTATTTGATGCCTGTAAAATTATACGGGATAAGTTTGCCGAAGCTGTGCAGGGACAAC CCAGCGAATATGGTCTATTTATATCGGATGAGCAACATCAACAGGGCGTTTGGCTGGAAGCCGGCCGTACACTCGGCTATTATATACTCCACAATCAGGACACGCTGGAATATCGACGTAAGCTACGTACGTTGCGTGTGCGTATGTTGGACGGTGCCGTGAAGACCATACTTGTCGATGACTCGCAACCGGTGTCGCAATTAATGGTGGTCATTTGCACGAAAATTGGCATCACCAATCATGAGGAGTATGGACTGGTGCGCGAGGATAACGAGGCGCAGAATGAGAGCCTGCCGGATAATAAGTTTGGCACGTTGACGTTGCGTCGGAAATTCACCGAAAAGGATCGTGATGCGAAGATGGAAAGTTTGCGCCGGAAGCTGAAAACCGATGATGAAA TCAATTGGGTGGATGTCGGTAAGACGTTGCGCGAACAAGGCATTGATGAGTCGGAAACGGTTTTGTTGCGTCGTCGCTTCTTCTTCTCGGATCAAAATATTGACTCACGTGATCCGGTGCAATTGAATTTGTTGTACGTGCAGGCGCGTGACGCCATACTCGATGGCACACATCCCGTTACACAGGATAAAG CTTGTGAATTCGCTGGCATACAAGTGCACATACAATTCGGCCCACACAACGAAGCCAAGCATAAGCCCGGATTTTTAGA TTTAAAGGATTTCCTGCCGCAATCCTACGTACGTGTGAAGaacattgaaaagaaaatatttgctgAGCACAAGAAACACGCCGCTCTGACGGAAATCGACGCCAAAGTCTTGTATACGAAGACGGCACGTGAGCTGCCTACCTACGGTGTGACATTCTTCTTGGTGAAGGAGAAGATGAACGGACGCAATAAGTTGGTGCCACGCTTGTTGGGCGTGACCAAAGATTCCGTATTGCGTTTGGATGAACGCACCAAGGAGATTTTAGTATCGTGGCCATTGACGACGGTACGTCGTTGGGGCGCCTCGCCGAATACCTTCACATTGGATTTCGGTGATTATGCCAATCAATATTACTCGGTGCAAACAACCGAGGCTGAGCAAATTGTACAGCTAATCGCTGGttatattgatattatattgaagAAGAAACAAACCAAAGATCATTTTGGTATCGAGGGAGATGAGGGCTCCACTATGGTGGAGGAGTCAGTTGCGCCCTCAAA AGCAACATTCTTGCAAcatgaaacaaataaaattggtaaaatcaATACTGAGTCGCTGGCACATCCCGAAATACTGCGTGCATCCGATG GCGAGCGCAAGTATACGCAAGGCGAAATGCAATCGGTGCAATATGGCGCCTACGTGGGGCAAGTTAACCACGCCCATCAACCGCCAACG ACGAAGGAGGTACGCATAAGCACTGTGAACCTAACCGAACCGCAACGCGCGCTACTCGGCTACATCTCGGCGGGTCAAGATGTCTTGCTGCGTGCCGATGAGGAGCTTAGAACGAAG GCGCCCATACAGGAGCTCGGCACCGACTTGCGTTCGATCGAGTGGCGTGAGAACACTTTGGACACTTCGAAACAGGCTGTGACCAGTCATGTGGCCACCATGAATGCGGCTACCGCACAAATTATAACCGCCTCACAGTTCGATGAGGTCGATACGGAGGCCATTTCCGCATCCGTTTCACAAATAACACAAACCATACCAGAAGTAACGAAGGAGGTGCGTCTAATCGCCGCGCTCATGGAGGATAGTAACAATGGTGATCGTTTGTTGGATGCCGCGCGTAATTTATGCAATGCATTCAGCGATTTGTTGAAGGCCGCCGAGCCAGAGAGCAAAGAACCTTCACAGAATCTCATCAATGCCGCTAGTCGCGTGGGTGAGGCGACGACGCATGTGCTCAGCACCATTGCTGAAGAGGAAGCGCCTGAAAATAGTGATTTGCATGATATGCTGCTGACTTTGGCCAAGGCCGTGGCGAATACCACAGCCGCTTTGATGTTGCGCGCCAAGGCGATCGCGGCCAGCTGCGAGGATGAGGAGTCACGCAATCGCGTTATTGGCGCGGCCAGTCAATGCGCTTTGGCGACTAGTCAGCTGGTGGCTTGCGCTAAGGTTGTTGCGCCCACGTTGCATAATGCCGCTTGTCGTGAACAATTGGAGGCGGCGGCACGTAATGTGGCGCGCGCTGTTAACAACTTGTGTGAGGTGTGCAATGATGCTACCAATGATCCGAAATTGAAGAATGATCTGCTCGCCGCCGCACGTGATGTGTCGAAGAGTTTGAGTGATATGTTGGATCATGTGAAGTTGAGTTCGCGCGAATATGCTAGTCGCACCAGCCAAGAGATGAGTCCGGTGGAGAATGTTATTATCGGCACGGACATACTGGTGGCTTCTAACGATCCACAAGAAATGGTACGTCACGCCAAAACGCTCGGACAAGCGACCGCACAATTGATACAGAGCATCAAGGGTGAGGCGGATCAGCAGAAGGATGAGGATATGCAACGTCGTTTGCTTTCAGCTGCCAAGCAGTTGGCCGATGCTACAGCAAAACTCGTCGAAGCTGCGCGCCTCTGCTCTGGTAATCCACAAAATACCGAAAATCAAAATGCTTTGCGTCGCGCGGCCGAAGAGTTGCGTGAAATCACCACCACCACTGCAAATACGCCAGCCATGAAACGTAATCTAATTCATCGTCTCGAGTACTGCTCCAAACAAGCTGCCTCGGCGGCTACCCAATGCATTTCGGCAGCACAGAATGCCGTGCAGCATAGTGATGACCATCAAACTAAGGAACAGTTGTTACAAGACTGCAAACGCGCGGCCGACACAATACCACGTCTGGTGACCTCGGTGAAGACTACACGTTCCAGTCCAGACGATCCCAATGCCCAGTTAAATCTAATCGAAGCCGCTGAGCAATTTATCGAACCAGCCATACAGGTATCGCGTTCCGCACGCGCGCTACAACCCACCGTCACCGATATACCCTCAGCAACACAGCTGTCGAAGAGCGCGCTTTATCTGGGTCAAACCGTGTCTGAATTGAATTCGGCCGCGCAACGTGCACGTGAAGCTTGCGGCGGTCAAGAATTGGAGTCTGCTTTGGAGGCGGTGCGCAATCTGCACAACGTGCTGGACGACACACGTAAGGCGGCGCAATCGGGCAGCATTCGTCCATTGCCTGGCGAGACGGTCGAAAACACCGCACAACAGCTGCGCATCTCTGCCAAAAATGTGGGTCTGGCGCTCAGACAGTTGCTCTCATCGGTTATACAAGAACAACGTCGTTACGCAGGTGTGGCCGGACGTGATACCGCTTTAGCGCTCGGTGATTTCACAAAGAGCGTACATGGCGTCGCGGCCACAACAAAGAACCCGGTTGTCATAGACTGCGCCGACGATGTGGTATTGCATTCGGCGCGCCTGATCGAAGAAGCCCAACGCACGCTGCAAAATGTCGGCAACACCGATGCGTTAACCAAAGCTGGACGTGATGTAACCGCTGCGCTTTCAAAGACCGTCGATTGCATACCTGGTCAACGTGAAGTGGATAACGCTTTGCGTAATGTGAGCGAATTAAGTGAAATACTCTCGATGAGTGAATTCCCACCGTCGGAACGTAACTACAACACATTGCAGTCGGAGTTGAAACAAGTCGCCGAGGGACTCAGCGCGGCTAGTGGCCAAATCGTACAGGCGTACGACAGTCCCGCACAATTAGCCGATACTAGCCAAAACTTTGCCACCAACTATCGCGATCTGCTCGCTGTTTCAATGGAGATGGTCGGTCAAACGCCCGATGAGGTCGTACGCTCCGAAATGATCGACCGTTTGCGCAATGTCTCCACCCAATCTTGTTCATTACTATCTGCCGCCAAGTCCATTGCCGCCGATCCAGGTCAACCAAATGCCAAGAATCTATTGCATGCCGCAGCTCGTAGTGTCATCGAAAGCATAAACAAACTCGTCGACGCCAGCATACAATCGGCGCCGGGGCAAAAGGAGTGCGACAATGCCATACGCAACATTGAGGGTCTGCGCGTAATGCTGGACTATCCACATGAGCCCATCAACGAACAGGGCTACTTCGAATGCGTCGAGAATGCAACCGGCAAGTCACGCAATTTGGGTTACGCCATTTCCGAGATGATTAACAATGCAAAACAATCGAATCACGTTGGTTTTGGTCAGTCGGTGAACACCGTGGGCGAGTCCATACACAGCTTGATCGAGTCATCTGCACAGGCCGCCTATTTAATTGGTGTATCGCATCCGAGTAGCGTCGCCGGGCGTCCGGGTATCATTGATCAGGCTCAATTGAGCTGGGCCTATCAGGGCATTCGTCAGCATTGCGAGATTGTGAGCAGCGCCAAAGCCACGAAACAGCAAAAGATATCGGCGCTAACGGTAATCGCCAAGCATACCAGCTATTTGTGCTCCATCTGCCGACAGGCCAGCATGAACACCAACAATCCGGTGGCAAAGAATGAGTTCATTGTGTTGGCTAAACAAGTTGCCACAGCCACCTCGAACTTGGTACAGGAGATAAAGAGTATTGAAGACGAGCCATCCACACCAACGCGCGCACGTCTCGTAGAACCGCTATTGGAGTCTGTGAAAGCGGTACGTCAATACGCTTCCAGTCCGGAATTCATTTCGGTGCCAGCAAAGATTTCCGCCGAAGGTCGCAAGGCGCAAGAACCAGTTATCAATGCCGGACGCGGTGTTATCGATGGCGTGATCGAAATGGTGAAGGCCGCAAAATCATTGGCGCTCTCGCCGGATGATCCACCAGTATGGCAACAACTTTCCAATGCCTCAGCACCCGTCTCCGAATCCGTGAAACGTTTGGTAGACAACATACGCGATAAAGCGCCGGGTCAAGCGCAATGCGAACAAGTGTTGCATACGCTGAACACGTGCACTCGTGAATTGGATAGCTGCGCCATGGCTGTCAGCGCACAAGGTTTGAGTCAACGCCGCGATAATAATTTACATGGCTTCAGCGGTCAAACCTTGAATTCCGCCGCTGAGTTAATTGACAAGCTCGAACCTATACGCATGGCGGGCAAGAACAATGCCGAGCAATTGGGACACGCTGTCGGCGAGATTTCACGCTACATTGTGCCCATGGTGAATGGCGCCATCGGCGCTTGCACGCACATCGTTCACACTAACCAACAAATGAGTTTGATCAACCAAACGAAATCGGTGGTGGAGAGCGCTGTCACGCTAGTGCAAGCCGCTAAAGattcggccggcaatccacgttccacacatgcgcacacacacttGGACGAGTCGATCGATTACACGCGTCAAGCGATACAAGAGCTAACGGAAACTGTGGAGAAGATCAACGCGGACATGGGTGTCGTCACGGGTCTGATGGAGCAAGTGAATCGTGCCATTACTCGTTTGACCGACAAACGTCAATCGTTGCTTAATGCCTCCTACTCCGACTCCTTCGTTGACTATCAAACACGCATGGTGCAATCGGCTAAGGAAATTGCGCGCCTAGCAAATGACATGAACGCTAAGGCAACCATCGAACCGCAACTACTGCCGCAAATTGCCTTAGAAATGACACAGCATTACACGCAGTTGACACAGGATTCGGTGGGCGCATCCACGACCACATCCACACCGGATGTAGCTATGCGCATACGTTCGAGTGTGGTGGATTTGGGTCGCTCGGTGAGCTCTATGATACAATCGGGCGCAACTGGCGCACGTCCCAACGACGTGTCGAGTCAAGGCGAAATCGCACGCAACGCACGTGACGTCTCCGAAAAGGTCGCACAGGTTTTGGCAGCGCTACAAGCCGGTTCACGCGGCACGCAAGCATGCATTAATGCGGCGCACACCGTGTCCGGCATAATTGGCGATCTCGACACGACCATCATGTTTGCCACCGCCGGCACCTTGCATTCGGACGGTGATGGCTCATTCGCCGATCATCGCGAACATATTCTACAAACCGCCAAGGCTTTGGTGGAGGACACAAAAGTACTGGTCACTGGCGCTGCAGGCACACAAGAGGAACTGGCGAACGCCGCACAGAACGCCGTCTCAACTATAT TACAACTTTCGGAAGCTGTTAAGCGTGGCGCTTGTAGTCTAGGCTCTACACAGCCAGATTCGCAAGTTATGGTTATCAATGCCGTTAAGGATGTCGCCTCTGCTTTGGGTGATCTGATTAATGCCACCAAATTGGCCTCAGGCAAACCCATACACGATCCGTCGATGCAAGATTTGAAGGAGAGTGCTAGG GTAATGGTGCTAAATGTATCTTCATTGCTGAAGACTGTCAAGGCTGTTGAAGATGAACACACACGTGGCACACGTGCTATGGAGTCCACCGTCGAAGCCATTTCACAGGAAATACGC GCCATCCACTCACCACCACCACCCGGCAGCGCCCATTGTGGTCCTGAAGATTTGATACGCGTCACCAAGAATGTGACATTGGCCACGGCAAAGGCCGTCGCCGCCGGTGCTTCCAATTTACAGACCGATATTGTCGCAGCCGCCAATTTGGGTCGTCGCGCCATATCCGAAATGCTACTAATTTGCCGTTCGGTTGCATGGAATTGTGCCGAGACGGAAGATTTGCGTCAACGCACACTCGAAGCTGGTGCCTCTGTCGGCGAGTCCTATCGTGAACTCTTGAATGGCATACTACACAATTGTTCGGCCGATGATCGTGTGCATTTATCGCGTCGTGTGGCGAAGAGCGTTACCGATCTGGTGGCTATGGCGCGCCTACTAAAGGGTTCAGATTGGATTGATCCCGAAGATCCGACAGTGATTGCCGAAAACGAGCTGCTCGGCGCGGCGGCATCTATTGATGCGGCGGCTAAGAAGCTGGCGTCGCTACGGCCGCGTCGCCAACCCGATGTGAAG ATCGAGTTGGACGAGAACATGAAGTTCGATGAAATGATATTGGAAGCCGCCAAAGGTATTATGGCCGCTTCGTCGGCTTTGGTGCGCGCTGCCAACGCGGCGCAACGCGAACTCATCGACCAGGGTAAAGTGGCGCGTCGTCCGCTCACCTCCTCCGATGACGGACAATGGTCGGAGGGCCTTATATCGGCAGCGCGTCTTGTTGCTGCCGCCACGCACAGCTTGGTCGAGGCCGCACAGAATTTGGTGCGCGGCGTAGGCACCGAAGAAATGCTAATTTCCACCGCCAAGCAAGTGGCCGCCTCAACGGCACAATTGCTTATTGCTTGCAAAGTGAAATCGAACCCCAATTCGGAAGCTGGACGCCGCCTGCAAGCGGCAGGCAATCAAGTGATCAAGTCTACAGAAAATTTGGTGCGCGCTGCACAACAGGGTTTGGAGGATGAGGAGGAGAAGACATTGAAAATCAACACCTCGATGGTGGATGGCATGGCGCAGGAGATTAATGCGCGCTCCGATGTGCTGCGCATGGAGAAGCAGTTGGAGGAGGCGCGCCAGAAACTCATCACCATTAGACATGCGCGCGCGATGCAGAAGAAGACACAAGGTTTTGGCACAGACGAGAGTGACACGGAGTATGCGCAGTCCACCTATGGCACATTGCAGAAGAGtcaaaataat ACACTAAACCGTTCGGCGGGCTACCCCTCGGACGTGCCCACCTCGCCGAGTTATtacagccaacaacaacaacagcaggccAAGCATCATTACAACTACGCGACACATCCACAGCATTTCCATCATCCCGCCGCTGTGTCGCCACCGCCACCACCGATGAGCCACCAATATGCCAGCGTTGGTGATTTGAATGGTGGCATCGAGttgccaccgccgccgccaccactCTCCACCACACTCTACAACATGCAGGCAGCCACTGCGGCCGGCAGTGGTGGCAGCACATTTAGACCTAACCCCAAACTAACAGCCAACGCCGTGCCACGCCCCTATCCCGGTAGTCCGACAGCAGGTGGTGCTGGTGGCAGTTTATTAGGTACTAACAGCGGTGTTAGCGGTGCTAAACTCACACAATCACCCACTTCTAAAGCGAATGTTAGTAAttatcatcaacaacaacaacaatcttttgaaaataccaccaccgctacaacaacaatcgcTGGCAATGCTGCTCATCAAACGCAGTCACCACAACAGAAGTCATCGTCGTCGGTTAATCGCAAATTGGAAGCTTGTGTACAGGATTTGCATGACAAGACGTTCGGCCAGGGTGGTGTGGTGCAGATTACCGGTGCGGGCGCTTATCCAGGTCAAAACTATGAGGGTTATACCTCGAG aTATGAAACGCGCAATTACGAGAAGAGCAATGAAACGGTGGACAAACCATTGGACTCCAACTTCTCGCAATTAACGCTCAGCACTGACGGCGGCAAAGTCAGTATCATTGATCAGGGCTCGGAGCGTTTGACATCGATGACACAGCGCGTAATGGAACGCAAAACATTTAGCACCACAACCGAGACGCGTTCGGAAAAGAAAACCGAGTCGCATAGTTTTCGCATGGAGTAG